The DNA segment CCACATTACACAGCAAGGGTGGAACCagcaaaatttcaaaaaatacaaaatttttatggtttttatatgaggcaaaatttattaaaaaaaaaaaaaaaaatctgttgtAGTTTCCTGCTTTCTAGTGTGTAGTAGGTCTTTCCTTTGTATacctcctgtgtacttgggctttgtcTATTCTTgctaataaaattcttattaactataataaaaaaataaaaataaaaaaaattaaccacCCTCCCCTCCTGGGAACTTGAATTTCCTGGTTCCGCCCAACACATTAATCATGTAAATCATCGACTGTTCACTAATGGGATGTGGGCATGGGATGTGGGCgcaagaaattgtttgcacccaaggatTTGAGCCTTAGACCTAGGGGAGCTTatcccaagaccaaggcccttaccacttgagccaacccctaggggttatgTTTAAAAAGCATCCTTGCAGTTACTTTTGATCTCggattcttttcttttataagtaattctgattttttttttttatattatatataagtaaagtaCTTTTGATATTTGATTCTAACATTATTATAAACTCTTTTACAAGTACTTTTGATATTTAATTCTAACATTAATATAGActgttttataattattttttatatttgattctAACATTAATATAGACGCTACCTTATGAAACAAATATATCAAGTGAGACACCCGGTTAGCATTTCTGCCAATTTTGACTCCATGAATGGAACCCCTATTTTTGCCCCGTCAAATTAATTGCTATTGATATCTTAGCATAGATGTAAGGATGCCAGCATAGGAATATTTGTAGACCATATCCTATCAAACTTGTGACAAGTAGTGGCAGGATGCAATGGTCAATGAAAGCATATTGCATATATGATACTCACCTTTTGGCTATCAGAAAGAGAATTAGCAGAAAAGTATTGCTCCCCATTAATAAGGCCACTCAGTTCATATATGTTGTTAAAAACAGCACCCATATTTCTTGCATCATCAGAAAAGTAAACGTAGAACTTCCCACTCAGGACACAAGTCTTTGCATGCTCTAAGAGAGCCTCCCACATCTTATTTGACATACCACTTCCAAGGATCTACAGAAATACATATAAACAATCAGAATACAGCAAGAAAGCATGCAACTTGAATTAGAGAACAAATCCTACACATACAGCTCGTAGTTTTTGCTGATCTCTGACCACAAGCCGAAGAAAATCTCGAACTGTGAATATTCCTTCACTGTTCAGCCTCTTGTGGAATGACCCTTCCTTGCCAATTTTCTCCAATCTCCATACTTCATCATCTAATGTAGGTGGATAGTGTTTCTTGTACACTGACAAGAGAAAAATGAGGAATCGACAACAGTATTCCGAGACAAAGAGGCAAAGGAGGAATTGAAATGACAAAGTATGAGCATACATTCCCCTCTGTGATCTTTAACAGTGAAAGCTTCTGTCTTTGCTTCTCGTATGCGCATGCCCTCACAAAATCCAGAGGCAACCTTCAAGCCAAGCCTGAACTTCCTGCTCCTTATCCAACTTGAGTTATCCGTAAATGTAAGCTCCCCTAATGTCCCTACCCCTTCCTTGAGTGTCACTTGCAGGTCCCCAGTTAATAAGGGTCTCTTGCCTTCACGCTCTTTCACTACATGGCTTTCAAATTCTTCTTGGGACcagccttcatcatcttcaTTGTTAAAATCACCTTCCAGCACATGAATGTCTAGTTTGACTGAGGCTTCAGGTCCAGATGTAACAACACAATTGGTGTTTGCATCAATCAAAACAATATGGATTGCAGCACCCTGCTCGCCTTCTACTTTCCCTCCAgtgaagagaggaagagacaaTCTAGACTTAAAGAGCAACTGCAAGTTTCGTCCATCTGGACCTTCAATTCGTTTTGGGGAAGACCTGGAACCTCGAGTGTGAGAATAATATACACTAACACAgatgtaaaacaaaaaatttatgcAAGTCAAGTGATGACAAGAAGAGGAAGCACTGAAGTGAGTCATAAAAAGTTAAGACTGAACCAAAGGTTGTTTTCACCAAAAGCCAAAATAACCCATATTTTGAAGACCATCACAAGTAAACCTCATCCTCTGAGTTCCTTGGGTTGGACATAGAAGCAAGTGTGAAACTAAACCACAAAAGTGGATAGAGCTTTGGCATCAAATGAACAGATAAAGAAAGCACTATCTCAAGAATGTAACCATTTATATTTGCCAACAGAAAATCATCCTACAACTATCTTGGCATTTTAGTTCAACTTTTCAAGACCTTCTAGAAGACATTATCCCTCATCCTCATTTTAAGCTGTTCCACAAGTGAAAATTAGCACACCATTTTTCAAATTGAATGAACTCACAAACAACCATATCAGTGATGTCACCCCAATTTTCAGAGAAATATCTTGCTTGCTAACTGTCCAAGACAGTTATAATCATGAGTTCGTTTATGCACATCAGAACTGGTTTATGCTTTTCTCATAATATAAAAATGTTTCTCAACATAAGTCAACAATTAAAAGCTGATACCTTTCCTACAAAAGCATACCATTTTTATAAGAACAAAGTCATATAGCAattcaaaaaatcattttccctGTAGCTAAACTTTCAAGAAATTAAGCATTCTTAATTTCTTACACCCTCGGAACCTGTACAATttggaaaaaagtaaaaaaatgacATAACCACATCAAAAATCACAATACATGTGGGAGGAGACATGGCGAcaagaaagaattttttttaagtatattgacAAGAAAGAAGTTTAACTGCCAAAAAGATGATCAAGAATGTCTTAGACCTTCCAGTAAGTCTAGCAGGGCCTAACTTAGCCAAGGCACGCTCCACTTCTTCACTGACCTGTTGAGCATAAAATTCACTGGACCAATGAGAAACAAAAGACAGACAATACATAATGGCACAGCAATATAGGAATCACAGACTATAATTCTGTCTTTTTAATGTGTTATATAATTGTTTCTtcggaagaagaaaaacattaCCTTCCATGCCCATTACAAAAATGATCTAATTAAGAAAATGCATAAACAATAGAAAGGGAATTTTAAGTATCAAACTCACCAATTAACctgatttattaatcaaaacATGTAACTTAACCAAAGGTAACCGACTTTTTTATCCTTTacaaataaaaatccattgaaagaATCCACAGAGGGATGAAGCCCAAATATAATGAAGAACCTAAATACTAAAGTATCAAGTTGGCACATCCAAACTGCTCCAAAAGAAAAGGGAGAAGAGCAAAAGCATTTGAAAGGCAACAAAACAACCACATTTAAGATAAATATGGACCAGAGCTTCCACTTGCTCTACTTTTTCCTCCTTCCAAAGGCTCTGCATTATATAATGGAGTAGCTCTTCTCTAGTTTTTGTCATCTTATTACCAGAGTCACCATTTGAAAAGTGCAGGTGAGAAGTGATAACCTGGTATGACAATCCACTGTAACTTCAAAGGGAATATATATCAGAAAACACCTAAAGAGAGACCAAGAAATGCCTCCATATGGTCTATGATAAGATCTGCATGATGAGGTTGTACCATAACAGTGCTGAGGACACTTAGAATCTTAAACAAATTAAGATTACTGATCAACAAACAAACAGAACAATCTACAAAACTAAAGAATAAACATGAACAAAAAGTAGTACATAATTGAAGAGAAATAATGGATCAAAGTGTTCGATCATAATTGAAGAGAAATAATGGATCAAAgtgttcaaaattaaaaaaataagaaaatgaatatgaatAAATAGACAGACCAGTACAACTAAATCGAAGCATGCATGCAAAGCATAGAAGACTATATTTTACAGACATATGAAACTGCATTAGTAAGAAGAAGAGTAATTAGACaggaaacattaaaaaaattacatatgcACACTGGCTGCTGAAGGGTATGTAAAACAGATATTTTCTACTGGGCAAATCAAAGAGATGAAGCATAAATAATGGCCAAACCATACACATTGGAAGGCAATTAGTTATATAAAAGCAGTGGTAAAAGCCATAAAACTTACAACTCTACGAAGAATAGGTTCCAAAGACGAGCATAGCTTTTGTAGACTGTCCACTTTCAGAGCTTCAACAATTACACTGCATTGCAGATAtgattttaaacaaaaaggaaTACGCATACCAAATAACATTCTATAAAGAGAATAGCACTGTAAAAATCGAAGAACCAACTGGCAATAACTGCACTTTTAATGAAGTTGAATTGTATGATGAAGCATTTGGCaactcttcttctccttcttttgtAGGTTTTATCAGCTCAATCCGGTTTTCACTAATCCTAGGGGACTCCATAGTATGTATACAGACGATATACTTGGGTCTTTCCTTTACTTATCCAGAAAATTATAGGTCCCACCGGACTATAGTTCCAAATAAAGTTGCTCAGCAAACACATAAAATTTCTAGATTCTTTATATGGTACTAAAAATATTTAGATACTGCGAATTTTGGACATGCTTGGGCACAAGTATAATTCTCGAGaattttcttttgactaaaAGCAACTCATTTTTTTATGGGTATATAAAAGCAACTCATAACACCTTAGACAACGCATGTGGTGATGACACATGGCACTTCTACAGGTCAGATGTTAGTGTCCCTTCTAAGGCAACGCAACCTTGATTGGTAATGGTATGGTTTTGAAAAGGTAGCCCTTCATCAAGTTCTGGTGCTCCTATGTAACAACTAATGACTTTGTGTATAAcagaatattcaaaatttagctCACATTTAACTCTTTTAACTGAAGTCgcattttagatttttaacaATTCGcgaatttaaataataaattgaaaaaagttaataataaaCGAAATCCTCAAGCAAAGAAagcaattaaaatcacaaagtAAAATAAGCACGAGAATTTTACCTAGCGAGAGCGGGCCGCTTGCGCTCCTGCTGCTCGTCTTCTCCTCCTCCCCCCTCCAAACTCCTCTTGCCTCTGCTCATAGATTTGGTCCTCTCCATATACCTAGTCTGCATTTACACCCACACGCTTTCCAGATCTGCAACACACTAGAACCACACCAAATTCACGgtaaaaaatacaaagaaatcCCAAGATCACAACCCTAAAATCAATCACtccacacacaaacacaaaagcAACTTTCCATCCACAGATCTAAAAATCCCTTCAAATT comes from the Carya illinoinensis cultivar Pawnee chromosome 8, C.illinoinensisPawnee_v1, whole genome shotgun sequence genome and includes:
- the LOC122318473 gene encoding calmodulin-binding protein 60 B-like; this translates as MQTRYMERTKSMSRGKRSLEGGGGEDEQQERKRPALASVIVEALKVDSLQKLCSSLEPILRRVVSEEVERALAKLGPARLTGRSSPKRIEGPDGRNLQLLFKSRLSLPLFTGGKVEGEQGAAIHIVLIDANTNCVVTSGPEASVKLDIHVLEGDFNNEDDEGWSQEEFESHVVKEREGKRPLLTGDLQVTLKEGVGTLGELTFTDNSSWIRSRKFRLGLKVASGFCEGMRIREAKTEAFTVKDHRGELYKKHYPPTLDDEVWRLEKIGKEGSFHKRLNSEGIFTVRDFLRLVVRDQQKLRAILGSGMSNKMWEALLEHAKTCVLSGKFYVYFSDDARNMGAVFNNIYELSGLINGEQYFSANSLSDSQKVYVDMLVKKAYDHWDQVIEYDGKALLSFKQNDRPSASRNELNMGPIDYSTALDHQLQIPRLPVPSEQPPMDSGLRVGGYNDNLATRFAAQSHIGNSNSRVQFDSTSFAQHDHLLSNSHQDQSRRNDNTTVGLALGLQQSSTSGFETSNPTAQSSSLPPFDDWPQNREKGVDEFFSEEEIHIRSREMLENDDMQHLLRLFSMGGHASMNMPEDGYSFSSYMPSPMPTFEEDRGRSGKAVVGWLKIKAAMRWGFFIRKKAAEKRAQLVELDDE